The following are from one region of the Acidobacteriota bacterium genome:
- a CDS encoding DUF4097 family beta strand repeat protein yields MNSLSSIQSHVVRVMLFVLASVLTGFASVAGTFDRSFQVNGPVDLEVLTRSGDITVHSGSSGTVSIHGKIHLSTSWLERNRNEDVQELEKNPPLRQNGNSIRVDYVNLRNVSVDYEITVPENTTVRTHSGSGNQTVEGIKGNVDLEAGSGDMQLSRLTGDLRFQTGSGNVRGRQLSGPARIKAGSGDIEVEEVGAGDIDIRTGSGNITVSGVNGGFSAEAGSGDIRGNGTPKSLWNIRTGSGNVDLRVPSEVGFNVDISSNSGTVVVDHPVTTTVQGRVQERKSVVGKVLNGGPTVSVHTGSGDIRVD; encoded by the coding sequence ATGAATAGCCTATCTTCAATTCAGTCTCATGTAGTTCGCGTGATGCTGTTCGTGCTGGCCAGCGTGCTGACCGGCTTCGCATCGGTCGCAGGAACCTTCGACCGCTCGTTCCAGGTCAACGGACCAGTTGATCTCGAAGTGCTGACACGGTCTGGCGATATCACGGTCCATAGCGGTTCGAGTGGGACGGTATCAATTCACGGCAAGATTCACTTGAGCACGTCGTGGCTCGAGCGCAACCGCAATGAAGATGTGCAGGAACTGGAGAAGAATCCTCCGCTCCGCCAGAACGGCAACAGCATTCGGGTGGATTACGTGAACCTGCGCAATGTCTCCGTCGACTATGAAATCACGGTTCCGGAGAACACCACGGTCCGCACGCATAGTGGCAGCGGCAATCAGACCGTGGAAGGAATCAAGGGCAACGTCGACCTCGAAGCCGGATCGGGAGACATGCAACTTTCCCGGCTGACCGGTGATCTGCGTTTTCAAACCGGTTCGGGTAATGTGCGCGGCCGCCAGCTTTCCGGTCCAGCGAGGATCAAGGCGGGTAGCGGTGACATCGAGGTAGAAGAGGTGGGCGCGGGCGATATCGACATCCGCACCGGCTCGGGCAACATTACAGTGAGCGGAGTCAATGGCGGCTTCAGCGCGGAAGCCGGCAGCGGTGACATTCGCGGTAATGGCACACCGAAGAGCCTGTGGAACATCCGCACCGGCTCGGGCAATGTGGATTTGCGCGTGCCCTCGGAAGTCGGCTTCAACGTCGACATCTCGTCAAACTCGGGTACGGTGGTGGTCGACCATCCCGTGACGACGACGGTGCAAGGCCGCGTACAGGAACGCAAGAGTGTAGTTGGCAAGGTACTCAATGGCGGTCCGACGGTCTCGGTTCATACGGGATCGGGCGACATCCGCGTAGATTGA
- a CDS encoding ABC transporter permease — protein MTFSEIFRQALNTFRAHKLRTVLTMFGIIWGIASVILLVGLGRGFTVDQKKHMETLGKDLVIVWGGRTSAQAGGLAAGREVSLTIDDARLIRDECYQIKNVSPELRRGIPEVSAFNSANREVVGMWPAYQEFRSLMLESGRLISDEDEREARRVVVLGSAAQQQLFPGQPAVGSMLTIKGVPYAVVGVLQKKTQNANYSGPDNDYLYAPYSAVARDFPPPQKKGIVRGYLDDIVFQVGDPEAHDDAVLQVRRTLGRVHHFEASDKDALFIWDTMDGAKILARIFDFVTLFFGCVAIVTLCLGGIGVMNIMLVSVTERTREIGVRKAMGATRRDILRQFFAESAMLTLVSGGLGLIVGVGICTLAALVPLPDFVPHPIVSLISVVASVLTLSLITFTAGMYPAQRAAEMTPVESLRYE, from the coding sequence ATGACCTTCTCCGAGATATTTCGTCAGGCGTTGAACACCTTCCGGGCGCACAAGCTGCGCACCGTCCTCACCATGTTTGGAATCATCTGGGGCATCGCTTCAGTGATCCTTCTGGTGGGCCTGGGACGGGGCTTCACGGTTGATCAAAAGAAACACATGGAAACGCTGGGCAAGGACCTCGTGATTGTCTGGGGCGGGCGCACCAGCGCGCAGGCGGGCGGATTGGCTGCCGGGCGCGAGGTCTCACTCACGATCGACGATGCGCGGCTGATCCGGGATGAGTGCTATCAGATCAAGAATGTCAGTCCGGAATTGCGGCGAGGCATTCCGGAAGTTAGCGCATTCAATTCCGCCAACCGCGAAGTAGTGGGCATGTGGCCGGCGTATCAGGAATTTCGATCGTTGATGCTGGAATCGGGCCGTTTGATTTCCGATGAAGATGAACGCGAGGCAAGGCGCGTGGTCGTGCTTGGGTCGGCGGCACAACAGCAGCTTTTCCCCGGACAGCCGGCAGTCGGTTCGATGCTGACCATCAAGGGCGTCCCCTACGCGGTGGTGGGAGTTCTGCAGAAGAAAACTCAGAACGCCAACTACAGCGGGCCGGACAACGATTATTTGTACGCACCCTATTCAGCGGTCGCGCGCGACTTCCCTCCCCCGCAGAAAAAGGGCATTGTGCGGGGCTATCTCGATGACATCGTGTTCCAGGTAGGCGATCCGGAAGCGCACGATGATGCGGTATTGCAGGTGCGGCGAACGCTGGGCCGCGTGCATCATTTCGAGGCTTCGGACAAAGACGCGCTGTTCATTTGGGACACGATGGACGGAGCGAAAATACTGGCGCGTATCTTTGATTTCGTCACCCTGTTTTTCGGCTGCGTGGCCATCGTCACTTTGTGTCTGGGCGGAATCGGTGTCATGAATATCATGCTGGTTTCGGTAACGGAGCGGACACGGGAGATCGGTGTTCGCAAGGCGATGGGCGCCACGCGGCGCGATATTCTGCGTCAATTTTTTGCGGAATCGGCGATGCTCACGCTCGTCAGTGGCGGCCTGGGACTGATTGTCGGGGTCGGTATTTGCACGCTGGCCGCATTGGTTCCGTTGCCCGATTTTGTTCCGCATCCGATCGTCTCGTTAATTTCTGTGGTTGCATCCGTACTCACTCTTTCTCTGATCACGTTTACCGCCGGGATGTATCCGGCACAACGTGCAGCTGAAATGACACCTGTGGAGTCACTTCGATATGAATAG
- a CDS encoding efflux RND transporter periplasmic adaptor subunit — translation MIYGSIAAIVLLVIVGGVYAATSGGTKIDPSKLAKVEKGDLAKSVVATGKVEPITKVEIKSKASGIVKKLYVEYGDKVKKGQLLAELDKEEIYARVDQARAQLEASTASMNGTRADLERAKVDAEGPDVPLLKRAYDRAKGMAKEGVVSVSALDDAQKNYEMSLNKQNVSKAQLQVLQAKIGQAQAQVAQDRANLKQLEEQLGYTTITSPIDGIILSRDVEVGDAVSSILVLGSSATLVMTLGDTSEVYVKGKVDESDIGKVYMGQPARIKVESYKDKTFTGKVNKISPMGVEKDNVTTFEVRVSINNPEGVLKANMTANAEIILEEHKGVLQIPEGSIIYDKDKKASVEVPDPKGKEGKKKLAVNIGISNGAKTELLNGLKEGDQVVLQ, via the coding sequence ATTATCTACGGCTCCATCGCGGCCATTGTGCTTCTGGTGATCGTTGGCGGAGTGTACGCCGCGACCAGTGGCGGAACCAAGATCGATCCATCCAAGCTCGCAAAGGTGGAAAAAGGCGATCTGGCCAAGAGCGTCGTGGCGACCGGCAAGGTCGAACCGATCACGAAGGTTGAGATCAAATCCAAAGCCAGCGGCATCGTGAAAAAGCTCTACGTCGAATACGGGGATAAGGTCAAGAAAGGCCAACTCCTGGCCGAACTCGACAAAGAAGAGATCTACGCCCGGGTGGACCAGGCGCGCGCCCAGCTGGAAGCTTCGACAGCCAGCATGAACGGAACTCGCGCCGACCTGGAACGCGCCAAGGTGGATGCGGAGGGGCCGGATGTCCCGCTGCTCAAGCGCGCCTATGATCGCGCCAAGGGTATGGCGAAGGAAGGCGTCGTGTCGGTTTCCGCGTTGGACGATGCGCAGAAGAACTACGAGATGTCCTTGAACAAGCAGAATGTCTCGAAGGCGCAATTGCAGGTTTTGCAGGCAAAGATCGGGCAGGCGCAAGCGCAGGTTGCGCAGGATCGCGCTAACCTGAAGCAGTTGGAAGAGCAGCTCGGCTACACGACCATCACTTCTCCGATTGACGGAATTATCCTGTCGCGCGATGTGGAAGTGGGCGACGCCGTCAGTTCGATCCTCGTATTGGGATCGTCCGCCACGCTGGTGATGACGCTGGGCGATACCAGCGAAGTCTACGTGAAGGGTAAAGTCGACGAGAGCGACATCGGCAAGGTCTACATGGGACAGCCCGCACGCATCAAGGTTGAGTCCTACAAGGACAAGACTTTCACGGGCAAGGTAAACAAGATCTCTCCCATGGGCGTCGAGAAAGATAACGTCACTACGTTTGAAGTACGCGTCTCGATCAACAATCCCGAGGGCGTACTCAAGGCCAACATGACGGCCAACGCGGAGATCATCCTGGAAGAGCACAAGGGCGTGCTGCAGATTCCGGAAGGCTCCATCATTTACGACAAAGACAAGAAGGCGTCGGTCGAAGTTCCCGATCCGAAAGGCAAAGAAGGCAAGAAGAAGCTCGCAGTGAATATCGGCATCTCCAACGGAGCGAAGACGGAGTTGCTGAACGGGTTGAAGGAAGGCGATCAAGTCGTACTGCAGTAG
- a CDS encoding HlyC/CorC family transporter, with translation MIAYVLLRVFLILLLVAANAFFAAAEFALVSVRETRIQQLIEAGRIGARTVLKLHQQLQRVVNGVQLGVTVCSLALGWVGEPVLARMFEGLVGYIPYASLYAHACAVAVAFILITGLHVILGELVPKSLALQRAERVALAVAAPMDVFLTLTGPLTGVMTRIASLVLRTFGTRDIRHGSVHSPDELRLIVTAARTSGQLSSGQEEMLLNALELDNITARQVMVPRPRIFSLPADLNLDDALSRVVEEQHSRIPVYDPQRGPEHIVGVLYAKDVMRWTRFRLTLSSSPASAMRIASMKIGQIMHDVLVVPETKSLLELLGEFQQRKRHLAVVVDEFGSTAGVITVEDVLEQLVGELEDEFDVAATQPAVTDANAPLSLDGAINIRDLEAQYELPLPQNEGFETLAGFMLSRLQRIPKEADTFEFEGRRFAVEKMEGNRIATVRIEPIPATAKQLAGD, from the coding sequence ATGATTGCGTATGTGCTGCTGCGGGTGTTTCTGATCCTGCTCCTGGTGGCAGCCAATGCCTTCTTCGCAGCGGCCGAGTTTGCTCTGGTCAGCGTCCGCGAAACCAGAATCCAGCAGTTGATCGAAGCCGGACGTATCGGCGCGCGCACCGTCCTCAAGCTCCATCAACAGCTTCAACGGGTCGTGAATGGGGTCCAGCTAGGCGTTACGGTTTGCAGTCTGGCACTCGGCTGGGTCGGCGAACCCGTACTGGCCCGCATGTTCGAAGGCCTGGTTGGATACATACCCTACGCCTCACTCTATGCGCACGCCTGCGCCGTTGCCGTAGCCTTCATCCTGATCACCGGATTGCACGTGATCCTGGGCGAACTGGTTCCAAAATCTCTCGCGTTGCAACGCGCCGAACGCGTGGCGTTGGCCGTAGCCGCGCCGATGGATGTCTTCCTCACGCTCACGGGCCCGCTCACGGGCGTCATGACCCGGATCGCAAGCCTGGTCTTGCGCACTTTCGGAACGCGCGACATTCGCCATGGATCCGTCCACTCGCCCGACGAGCTCAGACTCATCGTCACCGCGGCGCGCACCTCAGGCCAGCTTTCCTCCGGACAGGAAGAGATGTTGCTCAACGCCCTCGAACTCGACAACATTACTGCCCGCCAAGTGATGGTTCCGAGGCCACGAATTTTTTCTCTCCCCGCCGACCTCAATCTCGACGACGCTCTGTCCCGCGTGGTCGAAGAGCAGCACTCCCGCATTCCTGTTTACGATCCCCAACGAGGCCCGGAACACATTGTCGGAGTGCTGTATGCCAAAGACGTCATGCGCTGGACGCGCTTTCGCTTGACCCTCAGTTCAAGTCCTGCCTCCGCCATGCGCATCGCGTCCATGAAAATCGGCCAGATCATGCACGACGTGCTGGTCGTCCCCGAAACGAAATCGCTGCTGGAGTTGCTCGGAGAATTCCAACAGCGAAAGCGTCACCTCGCCGTTGTTGTCGACGAATTCGGTTCCACCGCCGGAGTGATTACGGTCGAAGACGTGCTCGAACAACTAGTGGGCGAACTCGAAGACGAATTTGACGTGGCCGCCACCCAACCGGCCGTCACCGACGCGAACGCTCCGCTCTCGCTCGACGGCGCCATCAACATCCGTGATCTCGAAGCGCAATACGAGTTACCTCTTCCCCAGAATGAAGGTTTTGAAACCCTGGCCGGATTCATGCTCTCGCGCCTGCAGAGAATCCCTAAAGAAGCCGACACCTTCGAATTCGAAGGTCGTAGATTTGCCGTAGAGAAAATGGAAGGGAATCGCATCGCCACCGTGAGAATCGAGCCGATTCCGGCGACCGCGAAACAGTTGGCGGGAGACTAG
- a CDS encoding ABC transporter permease has translation MPRQLLSRLLYTLPVIWLVVSTVFLLIHFVPGDPIQQMLGEGAAAGDIQAARHAYGLDVPLGQQYVNYWKGVLHGDLGKSLRFNQGVTSLIAKRYPFTLQLTLASLFVAIVLAIPAGVRSARRRNRWDDRVLSVVSLFGLSFPNFALGPVLILFFAIKLGWLPVSGSGTFANLVLPSITMGSALAAILTRMVRTSMLEELGQDYIRTARAKGLPEDTVVYRHALRNAMIPILTVLGLQFGALLAGAIVTETIFSWPGIGRLTIQAIANRDYYLVQGCILAIGLTYVAVNLLTDVLYSAVNPRIRQ, from the coding sequence ATGCCCCGTCAACTTCTCTCTCGCCTGCTCTACACGCTGCCCGTGATCTGGCTGGTCGTATCCACCGTCTTTCTCCTCATACACTTTGTCCCCGGAGACCCCATCCAACAAATGCTAGGAGAAGGCGCCGCCGCTGGCGACATCCAAGCCGCCAGACACGCTTATGGCTTAGACGTGCCACTCGGCCAGCAATACGTGAACTACTGGAAGGGGGTACTCCACGGGGATCTGGGAAAATCCCTGCGCTTTAACCAGGGTGTGACATCGCTGATCGCCAAACGGTATCCATTCACGTTGCAACTCACGCTGGCGTCGCTCTTCGTCGCAATCGTGCTGGCGATTCCTGCTGGAGTCCGCTCCGCCCGCCGCCGCAATCGCTGGGATGACCGCGTATTAAGCGTAGTCAGCCTCTTCGGACTATCCTTTCCCAACTTCGCTCTCGGCCCAGTGCTGATTTTATTTTTTGCAATTAAACTCGGATGGCTCCCCGTCTCCGGCTCCGGCACTTTCGCAAATCTCGTTCTGCCTTCGATCACGATGGGCAGCGCGCTCGCGGCGATTCTGACCCGCATGGTGCGCACTTCGATGCTGGAAGAATTGGGTCAGGACTACATCCGCACCGCCCGCGCGAAAGGTTTGCCGGAAGACACAGTCGTTTATCGGCACGCGTTGCGCAATGCGATGATTCCGATCTTGACTGTGCTGGGATTGCAGTTCGGAGCGTTGCTGGCGGGCGCCATTGTCACCGAAACAATTTTCTCCTGGCCGGGAATTGGGAGGCTGACGATCCAGGCGATTGCCAATCGCGACTACTACCTCGTGCAGGGATGCATCCTGGCGATCGGTTTGACGTATGTCGCGGTGAACCTGCTGACTGATGTGCTGTATTCGGCGGTGAATCCGAGGATACGGCAGTAA
- a CDS encoding ABC transporter permease has protein sequence MSTAAISLPRLARHNPLATVGVVFVTIFLLCALLAPWIAPQDPAHIDLPNRLQTPSSQHLAGTDELGRDILSRLIWGARISMFVGSSVVACSLFLGLIIGSLAGYYGGRIDRFVNIVLMNAFLSFPGILIAIAFVAFRGPGILNLVLALSLGGWVGYARLVRAQVLAVREREFVEAARALGASDLRIIARHILPNIIQPVIVQAAIGMAGAILAEATMSFLGLGVPPPTASWGSMLNDARSHLFDTPHLVLFPAGTVMMAVLAFNFIGDALRDVLDPRSRIEAGL, from the coding sequence GTGTCGACCGCTGCCATCTCGCTGCCCCGCCTCGCTCGCCACAACCCGCTGGCGACCGTGGGAGTGGTGTTCGTCACAATCTTCCTGCTCTGCGCCTTGCTCGCCCCGTGGATTGCTCCCCAGGATCCCGCCCACATCGATCTCCCGAACCGTTTGCAGACGCCCTCATCGCAGCATCTCGCCGGCACGGACGAACTCGGACGGGACATTCTTTCGCGCCTGATCTGGGGCGCGCGCATCTCGATGTTTGTCGGCAGCAGTGTCGTCGCGTGCTCGCTTTTTCTAGGGCTCATCATCGGTAGCCTCGCGGGCTACTACGGCGGGCGCATCGACCGCTTCGTAAACATTGTCCTGATGAACGCGTTCCTTTCGTTCCCCGGAATCCTGATCGCAATTGCCTTCGTCGCTTTCCGTGGTCCCGGTATCTTGAATCTTGTGCTTGCACTTTCGCTAGGAGGATGGGTCGGCTACGCGCGCCTGGTCCGCGCGCAAGTGCTCGCCGTACGGGAGCGTGAGTTTGTGGAAGCAGCCCGCGCACTCGGTGCGAGCGACTTGCGAATCATCGCGAGGCACATTCTTCCCAACATCATTCAGCCCGTGATTGTGCAAGCCGCGATCGGAATGGCCGGGGCCATCCTCGCCGAAGCAACGATGAGTTTTCTCGGCCTTGGAGTTCCTCCGCCGACTGCCAGTTGGGGATCGATGCTCAACGATGCCCGCTCCCATCTCTTCGATACACCACATCTTGTTTTGTTTCCTGCTGGCACTGTGATGATGGCTGTCCTGGCGTTTAACTTCATCGGCGACGCCCTCCGTGACGTGCTCGACCCCAGATCCCGCATCGAAGCCGGTCTCTAA